TCCACAAGTAAATTCTAGCTGGGCGGGAGATAAGGTGATTCACAGAGGGAATATCAACGTTGGTGTTGCGGTTGCAATTCCTGACGGATTGGTAGTGCCTGTTTTGAAAAATACTGATCAAATGAATTATACTCAGATTTCTGCTGCTGTAAAAGATATGGCTGGAAGAGCAAAATCTAAAGGTCTTAAAGCAAACGAAATGGAAGGTTCTACGTTCTCAATCTCAAACTTGGGAATGTTCGGAATTGAAACGTTTACAAGTATCATTAATCAGCCTAATGCAGCAATTCTTTCTGTAGGGGCAATTATTGAAAAACCAATCGTTAAGAACGGTCAAATCGTAGTTGGAAACATCATGAAGCTTTCATTAGCTTGTGACCACAGAGTAGTAGACGGAGCAACAGGAGCTCAGTTCTTACAAACATTAAAAACGTATTTAGAAAGTCCTTTAACTTTGTTACTGTAACTTTTTAGGATATAAATTATTTAAACCTCTCATTTCGAGAGGTTTTTTTTTGTTTTAAAGTTTAGTTAAGGTCGCAATTCTTAATTTTGTTCCTAATTCCTAAAATTCAAAACTTTGTCAATAAAAAATAATATCCTATTTTAGTGAAAAAATATTTATGAAGAGAATTTTTGTCGGCATGATGTCAATTTTCAGCATTATTACTTATGCGCAAAATCAACGTTTTTCTTACGAATATAAATTTATAACAGATTCTACTAAGGTCAATGAAGTAGATTCTGAAATAATGTATCTTGATGTAGCTAAAAAAGGTTCGAAATTTCTTAGCGAGAAAAAAAGTATTGCCGATTCCATACATCAGGATCGTATAAAGAAAGGAACAAGAGACTTTACGGGGATTGATTATGGTTCGGTATTGTATGTTGTAGAAAAATCTTATCCGGATTTTAAGATTGATTTCTTCAAAAATCTTGAGATGACAAAATATAAGGTTTCTGACACTCGAGAAATGAATTGGAAAATCTTGTCTGAAAAAGAAAAAATTGGTGAATTTAATACTCAAAAGGCTTCTCTTAATTTTGCCGGAAGAATTTGGACAGCGTGGTTTGTTTCTGATATTCCAATTCAGGATGGACCGTATAAATTCCATGGGTTACCCGGATTGATTATCAAAATTGAAGATAAAACAAAATCGCATTCTTTCGTTTTAAAAGAAATAAAAAACATTCCTACGGATCAGGAATGGGTGAGTGACAGTATGAGAAAAAGTTTAGGGAATATGATTACTGTTGATCAGGAAAAATACAAAAAACAAGTCGTTGATTTTAGAAATAATCCAACAAAAGAAATGCGTCAAATGCTTTCCGGAAATACTAAAATTGCAATGATAGATGAAAATGGGAAACCGTTAGATATCGAAAAAATACTCAGAGATAAAGAGAGGGATGCAAAAGCAAATAACGCAAGGAATAATAAC
The sequence above is a segment of the Chryseobacterium turcicum genome. Coding sequences within it:
- a CDS encoding GLPGLI family protein, coding for MKRIFVGMMSIFSIITYAQNQRFSYEYKFITDSTKVNEVDSEIMYLDVAKKGSKFLSEKKSIADSIHQDRIKKGTRDFTGIDYGSVLYVVEKSYPDFKIDFFKNLEMTKYKVSDTREMNWKILSEKEKIGEFNTQKASLNFAGRIWTAWFVSDIPIQDGPYKFHGLPGLIIKIEDKTKSHSFVLKEIKNIPTDQEWVSDSMRKSLGNMITVDQEKYKKQVVDFRNNPTKEMRQMLSGNTKIAMIDENGKPLDIEKILRDKERDAKANNARNNNFLELDLLK